From the genome of Vicia villosa cultivar HV-30 ecotype Madison, WI linkage group LG2, Vvil1.0, whole genome shotgun sequence, one region includes:
- the LOC131652086 gene encoding ultraviolet-B receptor UVR8: protein MWRSRVLLRSLNLKSGAVVVRRRWMSTVMSFGDGSQGALGLATTSVGMGVDAYEPTPIPSLPSDILSVHAGHYHSLAISFEHHLWAWGRNNEAQLGRGFSARETWNEPKRVEGLENVKVCNAFASGVVSSAVGEDGSVWVWGKSKRGQLGLGKDIIEAVVPSRIEALSGENIKKVSFGWGHALALTVDGKLFGWGYYADGRIGNMGNGHLESSPLDSTATTISDKAQITSSDLEVAEKKVLQGMEEENNMPIIWEPRLVEELRNVQVVDIACGLDHSLVLCRDGALLSCGSNVYGQLGRATKDLGFFPVEINYTPISVAAGLGHSLAICQLDESDDSSDTVGTTNIASWGWNQSSQLGRPGPANLPALTPALAGENPVSVSAGRAHTVALTSKGEMWVWGSGKNGRLGLSSSVDEVEPFYLDSLEGFQILQAVSGFDHNLVLVAG, encoded by the exons ATGTGGCGATCACGGGTATTGTTGAGGAGCCTGAATCTGAAAAGCGGCGCGGTTGTTGTTCGCCGGAGATGGATGAGTACGGTGATGAGTTTCGGAGATGGAAGCCAGGGAGCTTTAGGATTAGCAACAACCAGTGTCGGTATGGGAGTAGACGCATACGAACCTACTCCAATTCCTTCTTTACCTTCTGACATTCTCAGCGTCCATGCCGGTCACTACCACTCTCTTGCAATCTCTTTTGAACACCATCTTTGGGCTTGGGGTAGAAACAACGAAGCTCAACTCGGTCGTGGGTTTTCAGCAAG AGAAACATGGAATGAGCCTAAAAGAGTAGAGGGGCTAGAGAATGTGAAGGTGTGTAATGCTTTTGCATCTGGAGTTGTTTCTTCTGCTGTTGGAGAAGATGGTTCTGTTTGGGTGTGGGGGAAATCCAAACGTGGACAGCTTGGTCTTGGGAAAGATATAATTGAAGCTGTTGTGCCTTCCAGAATTGAAGCACTTTCTGGAGAAAACATAAAAAAG GTCTCATTTGGTTGGGGGCATGCTCTTGCATTGACTGTGGATGGAAAGTTGTTTGGGTGGGGCTATTATGCGGATGGAAGGATAGGGAATATGGGGAATGGTCATTTGGAGTCATCTCCATTAGATTCCACTGCAACCACGATTTCAGACAAAGCACAGATCACGAGTTCAGACCTAGAAGTTGCCGAAAAGAAAGTCTTACAAGGAATGGAGGAGGAGAATAACATGCCAATAATATGGGAACCTCGCTTGGTGGAAGAATTGCGTAATGTTCAAGTTGTTGATATTGCATGTGGCCTTGATCACTCTTTAGTTCTTTGCC GTGATGGTGCCCTCTTGAGTTGTGGGAGTAACGTGTACGGCCAACTGGGGAGAGCTACAAAAGATTTGGGATTCTTTCCTGTTGAGATAAATTATACTCCCATTTCTGTAGCAGCAGGGCTTGGTCATTCTTTGGCAATATGCCAGCTTGATGAATCAGATGATAGTAGTGACACTGTGGGGACTACAAACATTGCTTCATGGGGGTGGAACCAGAGTTCTCAGCTTGGAAGGCCAGGGCCTGCCAACCTTCCTGCCTTGACTCCTGCATTGGCCGGGGAGAATCCTGTATCGGTTTCAGCAGGGCGTGCACATACGGTTGCTCTCACGTCAAAAGGAGAAATGTGGGTCTGGGGCTCTGGTAAAAATGGTAGACTTGGACTGTCAAGTTCTGTGGACGAAGTTGAGCCGTTTTACCTTGATTCCTTAGAAGGTTTTCAAATTTTGCAGGCTGTGTCTGGGTTTGATCATAATCTGGTTCTAGTTGCTGGCTGA